A single window of Crassostrea angulata isolate pt1a10 chromosome 8, ASM2561291v2, whole genome shotgun sequence DNA harbors:
- the LOC128160061 gene encoding uncharacterized protein LOC128160061 has protein sequence MCGRGNNDDNTQVVIDPNGETTTPSKSPKDHCEDYKLDSTGCNVTIKGQLLLVLDSINVTFREYFSCFCKVVQARLNNTNVAIEILAGSNQSTCDQPGDPPYVHVDQDLLEKKLTNLSELESQDGYAGMAVILTDDVSTSESSSTLSKDREPFLYFVNVGETKNKSGSCYRQYRYVENTTDINEIGHELENIGCNNTDYMLSNNCLLRSSTSTTSSAENQGVNMPMIGLAVGGFLVVVLIIVMIYAQKCKKQGNPTRKPSADSSDKYSRVGGLAISRYSVDRPSFTNEIYNELRDDEKRTNDVKTEDNYHHLDLQFVKEDVNSALYDHVTVALYDHVTVGLDGNKDLTESG, from the exons ATGTGTGGACGGGGGAATAACGATGACAATACTCAAG TGGTTATAGATCCTAACGGAGAAACCACAACACCATCGAAGTCTCCCAAGGATCACTGTGAGGATTACAAACTCGACTCAACAG GATGTAATGTTACAATAAAAGGACAGTTACTGCTAGTTTTGGATTCAATAAACGTGACGTTCAGAGAgtatttttcgtgtttttgcAAAGTTGTTCAAGCACGTCTCAACAACACCAACGTTGCAATTGAGATCTTGGCCGGTAGCAACCAATCCACATGTGATCAACCGGGTGACCCACCGTATGTACATGTGGATCAAGACCTTCTTGAAAAGAAACTAACAAATCTATCGGAATTGGAATCTCAAGATGGATACGCAGGCATGGCTGTTATTCTAACGGATGATGTGTCGACGTCCGAAAGTTCTTCGACATTATCAAAGGATAGAGAGCCGTTTTTATATTTTGTCAACGTTGGAGAAACTAAGAATAAAAGTGGATCGTGCTATCGTCAGTATAGATATGTAGAAAATACAACAGACATTAATGAAATCGGACATGAGCTTGAAAACATAGGATGTAACA ACACAGATTACATGTTGAGCAATAACTGTTTACTGAGGTCTTCTACTTCAACTACATCTTCTGCAGAAAATCAAG GAGTTAATATGCCTATGATTGGTTTGGCTGTCGGCGGCTTTCTAGTGGTTGTTCTCATCATCGTCATGATCTACGCTCAGAAATGTAAAAAGCAAGGGAACCCCACCAGGAAACCATCGGCGGACAGTTCGGATAAATACAGTAGG GTTGGGGGACTTGCTATTTCAAGATATTCAGTGGATCGCCCTTCCTTcacaaatgaaatatacaacGAATTGCGAGACGACGAAAAACGGACAAATGACGTTAAAACTGAGGATAATTATCACCATTTGGATTTACAGTTTGTCAAAGAAGACGTTAATTCTGCACTGTATGATCACGTGACAGTGGCACTGTATGATCACGTGACAGTGGGTTTAGATGGCAACAAGGATTTGACAGAATCTGGTTAA
- the LOC128160060 gene encoding uncharacterized protein LOC128160060 isoform X1, with protein sequence MVGLVIMDACPSSELDGGGIATPSRSSAIGYAFVPTFHLMTEVDGSISGGTSMSVHSSPVTHAHASPAIMSYSFVPPFQLIQEVDSKPNTSEFPTKPPTPKAPAVSLLMEKTFYRNMSNNMPIKIKQISYNSDELETPRNCTMSQMHRKIPKLHQDFEHWNKDIAKQVDHWMKNKPVQSSGFLSSLTTQKVPFASNSQIVKRKRVQKKRFRIKDIDDAVTSKTSTARGSESDYSVESDTFRSRRSYNVRPSRARSLSSDKNDASVFGSIHNEIEFKKRYRRMFDLNKHLQFVNSTNGLMGKQISKKTHHLPPMTLKPEKKPQKLECSELFAITTVQQSNDPNDVSTPSTQNIFQSVETSNMTDSGLGQSQLSSREINTTSWKDTTDDEGHANFSWRNQNTFKPEVLKFGKLPKISSSNTNNNSNKDEYSSPEHLDTKSITKRLNDSLQRCASWVSESDSVNGEYAELREMKVTINIKYKPDGNKGKKPMHTKLSKSVEDMSVNLTPFDRAKHLKHMDDDEKCHALLSE encoded by the exons ATGGTTGG GCTGGTCATCATGGACGCTTGTCCTAGCTCGGAGCTGGATGGCGGAGGAATAGCAACCCCTTCCAGGTCCTCCGCCATCGGATACGCTTTCGTTCCTACCTTTCATCTGATGACGGAAGTAGATGGCTCCATTTCCGGTGGGACTTCTATGAGTGTCCATTCTTCTCCCGTTACGCATGCGCACGCATCGCCGGCCATCATGAGTTACTCGTTTGTGCCACCATTTCAACTTATCCAGGAAGTAGATTCTAAACCGAACACGTCCGAGTTTCCCACGAAACCCCCAACCCCAAAAGCCCCGGCTGTCAGCTTGCTGATGGAGAAAACGTTCTACAGAAATATGTCTAACAATATGCCAATTAAAATCAA GCAAATATCTTACAACTCTGATGAATTGGAGACGCCAAGAAACTGTACAATGTCACAAATGCATCGCAAGATTCCTAAATTGCATCAGGATTTCGAACACTGGAATAAAGATATTGCGAAACAAGTGGACCATTGGATGaaaaacaagccagttcaaagTAGTGGGTTTCTTAGTTCCCTAACGACTCAAAAAGTCCCCTTTGCTAGTAATTCGCAAATTGTGAAGAGGAAGAGAGTGCAGAAGAAAAGGTTCAGAATTAAAGACATTGATGACGCCGTGACGTCAAAGACGTCAACAGCACGAGGTTCTGAGTCAGATTATTCCGTGGAGAGTGACACGTTTCGTAGCAGACGATCATACAATGTGCGTCCATCTAGAGCGAGGTCATTGTCGTCTGACAAAAATGACGCATCTGTCTTTGGAAGCATTCATAATGAAATCGAATTCAAAAAACGATACCGCCGAATGTTTGACCTTAACAAACACCTTCAGTTCGTGAACTCTACGAACGGACTTATGGGAAAACAAATCTCCAAAAAGACGCATCATCTTCCGCCAATGACCTTGAAACCCGAAAAGAAACCACAGAAACTAGAGTGCTCGGAGCTATTTGCAATCACAACAGTGCAACAATCAAATGATCCGAATGATGTGAGTACGCCGTCGACTCAAAATATCTTCCAGAGTGTCGAAACGTCTAACATGACGGATAGCGGATTGGGACAGTCTCAACTAAGCTCTCGAGAAATTAACACCACTTCCTGGAAAGACACTACAGACGACGAGGGACATGCTAACTTCTCCTGGcgaaatcaaaatactttcaaacCAGAAGTCCTAAAATTTGGAAAGTTACCAAAGATTTCCAGCAGTAACACAAACAACAATTCAAACAAAGACGAATATTCTAGTCCTGAACATTTGGATACCAAATCAATTACAAAACGATTGAATGATTCTTTACAAAGATGTGCATCGTGGGTGTCGGAATCGGATTCAGTGAATGGTGAATACGCCGAACTAAGAGAGATGAAAGTGACCATAAACATTAAGTATAAGCCAGATGGCAACAAGGGAAAGAAACCAATGCACACCAAGTTATCTAAATCGGTCGAGGATATGTCTGTGAATTTGACACCTTTTGACAGAGCTAAACATCTGAAACACATGGATGATGATGAGAAATGCCATGCATTGCTCAGTGAATAG
- the LOC128160060 gene encoding uncharacterized protein LOC128160060 isoform X3: protein MANIDFEDDFVWQYRIPDFDSLSLGQISYNSDELETPRNCTMSQMHRKIPKLHQDFEHWNKDIAKQVDHWMKNKPVQSSGFLSSLTTQKVPFASNSQIVKRKRVQKKRFRIKDIDDAVTSKTSTARGSESDYSVESDTFRSRRSYNVRPSRARSLSSDKNDASVFGSIHNEIEFKKRYRRMFDLNKHLQFVNSTNGLMGKQISKKTHHLPPMTLKPEKKPQKLECSELFAITTVQQSNDPNDVSTPSTQNIFQSVETSNMTDSGLGQSQLSSREINTTSWKDTTDDEGHANFSWRNQNTFKPEVLKFGKLPKISSSNTNNNSNKDEYSSPEHLDTKSITKRLNDSLQRCASWVSESDSVNGEYAELREMKVTINIKYKPDGNKGKKPMHTKLSKSVEDMSVNLTPFDRAKHLKHMDDDEKCHALLSE, encoded by the exons ATGGCTAATATTGACTTTGAGGATGATTTTGTGTGGCAATATAGAATTCCTGATTTTGATTCACTCAGTCTTGG GCAAATATCTTACAACTCTGATGAATTGGAGACGCCAAGAAACTGTACAATGTCACAAATGCATCGCAAGATTCCTAAATTGCATCAGGATTTCGAACACTGGAATAAAGATATTGCGAAACAAGTGGACCATTGGATGaaaaacaagccagttcaaagTAGTGGGTTTCTTAGTTCCCTAACGACTCAAAAAGTCCCCTTTGCTAGTAATTCGCAAATTGTGAAGAGGAAGAGAGTGCAGAAGAAAAGGTTCAGAATTAAAGACATTGATGACGCCGTGACGTCAAAGACGTCAACAGCACGAGGTTCTGAGTCAGATTATTCCGTGGAGAGTGACACGTTTCGTAGCAGACGATCATACAATGTGCGTCCATCTAGAGCGAGGTCATTGTCGTCTGACAAAAATGACGCATCTGTCTTTGGAAGCATTCATAATGAAATCGAATTCAAAAAACGATACCGCCGAATGTTTGACCTTAACAAACACCTTCAGTTCGTGAACTCTACGAACGGACTTATGGGAAAACAAATCTCCAAAAAGACGCATCATCTTCCGCCAATGACCTTGAAACCCGAAAAGAAACCACAGAAACTAGAGTGCTCGGAGCTATTTGCAATCACAACAGTGCAACAATCAAATGATCCGAATGATGTGAGTACGCCGTCGACTCAAAATATCTTCCAGAGTGTCGAAACGTCTAACATGACGGATAGCGGATTGGGACAGTCTCAACTAAGCTCTCGAGAAATTAACACCACTTCCTGGAAAGACACTACAGACGACGAGGGACATGCTAACTTCTCCTGGcgaaatcaaaatactttcaaacCAGAAGTCCTAAAATTTGGAAAGTTACCAAAGATTTCCAGCAGTAACACAAACAACAATTCAAACAAAGACGAATATTCTAGTCCTGAACATTTGGATACCAAATCAATTACAAAACGATTGAATGATTCTTTACAAAGATGTGCATCGTGGGTGTCGGAATCGGATTCAGTGAATGGTGAATACGCCGAACTAAGAGAGATGAAAGTGACCATAAACATTAAGTATAAGCCAGATGGCAACAAGGGAAAGAAACCAATGCACACCAAGTTATCTAAATCGGTCGAGGATATGTCTGTGAATTTGACACCTTTTGACAGAGCTAAACATCTGAAACACATGGATGATGATGAGAAATGCCATGCATTGCTCAGTGAATAG
- the LOC128160060 gene encoding uncharacterized protein LOC128160060 isoform X2 has protein sequence MDACPSSELDGGGIATPSRSSAIGYAFVPTFHLMTEVDGSISGGTSMSVHSSPVTHAHASPAIMSYSFVPPFQLIQEVDSKPNTSEFPTKPPTPKAPAVSLLMEKTFYRNMSNNMPIKIKQISYNSDELETPRNCTMSQMHRKIPKLHQDFEHWNKDIAKQVDHWMKNKPVQSSGFLSSLTTQKVPFASNSQIVKRKRVQKKRFRIKDIDDAVTSKTSTARGSESDYSVESDTFRSRRSYNVRPSRARSLSSDKNDASVFGSIHNEIEFKKRYRRMFDLNKHLQFVNSTNGLMGKQISKKTHHLPPMTLKPEKKPQKLECSELFAITTVQQSNDPNDVSTPSTQNIFQSVETSNMTDSGLGQSQLSSREINTTSWKDTTDDEGHANFSWRNQNTFKPEVLKFGKLPKISSSNTNNNSNKDEYSSPEHLDTKSITKRLNDSLQRCASWVSESDSVNGEYAELREMKVTINIKYKPDGNKGKKPMHTKLSKSVEDMSVNLTPFDRAKHLKHMDDDEKCHALLSE, from the exons ATGGACGCTTGTCCTAGCTCGGAGCTGGATGGCGGAGGAATAGCAACCCCTTCCAGGTCCTCCGCCATCGGATACGCTTTCGTTCCTACCTTTCATCTGATGACGGAAGTAGATGGCTCCATTTCCGGTGGGACTTCTATGAGTGTCCATTCTTCTCCCGTTACGCATGCGCACGCATCGCCGGCCATCATGAGTTACTCGTTTGTGCCACCATTTCAACTTATCCAGGAAGTAGATTCTAAACCGAACACGTCCGAGTTTCCCACGAAACCCCCAACCCCAAAAGCCCCGGCTGTCAGCTTGCTGATGGAGAAAACGTTCTACAGAAATATGTCTAACAATATGCCAATTAAAATCAA GCAAATATCTTACAACTCTGATGAATTGGAGACGCCAAGAAACTGTACAATGTCACAAATGCATCGCAAGATTCCTAAATTGCATCAGGATTTCGAACACTGGAATAAAGATATTGCGAAACAAGTGGACCATTGGATGaaaaacaagccagttcaaagTAGTGGGTTTCTTAGTTCCCTAACGACTCAAAAAGTCCCCTTTGCTAGTAATTCGCAAATTGTGAAGAGGAAGAGAGTGCAGAAGAAAAGGTTCAGAATTAAAGACATTGATGACGCCGTGACGTCAAAGACGTCAACAGCACGAGGTTCTGAGTCAGATTATTCCGTGGAGAGTGACACGTTTCGTAGCAGACGATCATACAATGTGCGTCCATCTAGAGCGAGGTCATTGTCGTCTGACAAAAATGACGCATCTGTCTTTGGAAGCATTCATAATGAAATCGAATTCAAAAAACGATACCGCCGAATGTTTGACCTTAACAAACACCTTCAGTTCGTGAACTCTACGAACGGACTTATGGGAAAACAAATCTCCAAAAAGACGCATCATCTTCCGCCAATGACCTTGAAACCCGAAAAGAAACCACAGAAACTAGAGTGCTCGGAGCTATTTGCAATCACAACAGTGCAACAATCAAATGATCCGAATGATGTGAGTACGCCGTCGACTCAAAATATCTTCCAGAGTGTCGAAACGTCTAACATGACGGATAGCGGATTGGGACAGTCTCAACTAAGCTCTCGAGAAATTAACACCACTTCCTGGAAAGACACTACAGACGACGAGGGACATGCTAACTTCTCCTGGcgaaatcaaaatactttcaaacCAGAAGTCCTAAAATTTGGAAAGTTACCAAAGATTTCCAGCAGTAACACAAACAACAATTCAAACAAAGACGAATATTCTAGTCCTGAACATTTGGATACCAAATCAATTACAAAACGATTGAATGATTCTTTACAAAGATGTGCATCGTGGGTGTCGGAATCGGATTCAGTGAATGGTGAATACGCCGAACTAAGAGAGATGAAAGTGACCATAAACATTAAGTATAAGCCAGATGGCAACAAGGGAAAGAAACCAATGCACACCAAGTTATCTAAATCGGTCGAGGATATGTCTGTGAATTTGACACCTTTTGACAGAGCTAAACATCTGAAACACATGGATGATGATGAGAAATGCCATGCATTGCTCAGTGAATAG
- the LOC128160315 gene encoding uncharacterized protein LOC128160315 isoform X1, whose protein sequence is MYEIKSGKKPSTWIQRGFNVQVGYGIHTWFSFGVLLIDGKDGERLIKEDSEGEMSQQRHSDAIKTLCLCCSVREEVATKEESSAWQDLIKGGTIPTAASLRVPPARIGLSAKPDPLQGLSSREVSERYILKLQKERERTNQAVSRSLDNLPIKIKQMVKEKTDPELLKARFINDYRNGMYTSRSQSYQLEMGTKYDACNTTNHLFQAMPINSLCKHTKRNCSKCHKQTRGRKPAKRQEKDNSETKTVTTDTETRTSGYDSDFDLVLNQFGDQRLQSDVSMLNGFPVRLQQDTASVTSKELKDFKNRYQKVFDANRNVHFVHSSLMNSKRVKRLNKTNSRPRLRGSYVPNEEYSLEMMNIRPVYHDSLNKYTRKTSLYPIAPPQSRISENTDYQTPHYHLSDYSYSDADDEYEDSYTPDKSSTNQDVPRLKLDDEGDYIGDDNDDDEDDDSNDDFDANASNSQISSSRNSNQKFNTVTDDLQQSGESAAFVPLSMTALQMHNGGKTANPKQSTRILPQICNLTDITEREESNLTRSTKVFSEAPSDVRMSIRIAYKSGDDVIRELSNISSGEIMVPRWSRQDTNCDVIEEVVRSKSGESKSKGDSPTARGVQEGISKGLHTGYSNLYQESMHDIADTINEARRAMDFIDQTLASGDKTDPRDSAVTQARGDHVESEKIDQDENELKDDDERYIKENQGVTPIDEHLKSLDIESPQIERTKSLSVRDVKPVDMDSTLVVKESGTDYGNSRGVGQKSTVSRQSSEERATFFVTNCERNT, encoded by the exons atgtatgaGATTAAGTCCGGAAAGAAACCTTCAACTTGGATTCAAAGGGGATTTAATGTTCAAGTTGGATATGGAATACACACTTGGTTTAGTTTTGGGGTGTTACTAATTGACGGAAAGGATGGGGAACGGTTAATTAAGGAGGACTCTGAGGGTGAGATGTCACAGCAGAGACACAGTGATGCCATCAAGACGCTTTGTCTGTGCTGCAGCGT CCGAGAGGAAGTGGCCACGAAGGAAGAGTCCTCCGCCTGGCAGGATCTTATCAAAGGAGGGACGATCCCCACCGCGGCATCTCTCCGTGTCCCACCGGCCCGCATAGGACTGTCGGCGAAACCGGACCCACTGCAGGGGTTGTCAAGTCGCGAGGTGTCCGAGAGGTACATCCTTAAGCTCCAGAAGGAACGTGAACGGACCAATCAGGCCGTGAGTCGTAGTCTGGACAATCTACCAATCAAAATTAA ACAAATGGTAAAAGAGAAAACAGACCCCGAGTTATTAAAGGCCAGGTTTATCAATGATTACAGAAATGGAATGTATACTAGCAGAAGCCAGAGTTATCAACTTGAGATGGGAACAAAATATGACGCTTGTAACACAACCAATCACCTTTTTCAAGCCATGCCAATAAACTCCCTGTGCAAACACACCAAAAGAAACTGTAGCAAGTGTCATAAACAAACCAGAGGGAGAAAGCCAGCAAAGAGACAAGAAAAAGATAACAGCGAAACCAAAACCGTGACAACGGATACGGAAACACGGACTTCCGGTTATGATTCTGATTTCGACCTCGTTTTGAATCAGTTTGGCGATCAACGCTTACAGAGTGATGTATCGATGCTGAATGGGTTTCCGGTGCGCCTACAGCAAGACACGGCTAGTGTTACCTCCAAGGAATTAAAGGACTTCAAGAATCGATATCAAAAAGTATTTGATGCGAACCGAAACGTCCATTTCGTTCATTCTTCATTGATGAATAGTAAACGCGTCAAACGACTGAACAAAACCAACTCACGGCCTCGTCTCCGAGGTTCATACGTACCAAACGAGGAGTATTCTTTAGAGATGATGAACATTCGCCCAGTTTATCACGATTCCCTTAATAAATACACGAGAAAAACATCCTTGTATCCCATTGCGCCGCCTCAAAGTCGCATATCTGAAAACACTGACTACCAGACCCCTCATTATCACCTCTCTGACTATTCGTATTCTGACGCCGACGATGAGTACGAGGATTCGTACACACCCGATAAAAGCTCCACTAACCAGGATGTACCCCGGCTCAAGTTGGACGATGAAGGAGATTATATTGGTGATGATAATGATGACGATGAAGATGACGATAGCAATGACGATTTTGATGCTAATGCGAGCAATTCTCAGATATCAAGCTCAAGAAATAGTAATCAAAAATTTAACACTGTAACAGACGATCTGCAGCAATCTGGGGAAAGCGCCGCGTTTGTTCCTCTATCTATGACTGCCTTGCAGATGCACAACGGCGGAAAAACTGCAAACCCAAAACAAAGTACTAGAATCCTTCCACAGATATGCAATCTTACGGACATCACCGAAAGAGAAGAGAGCAACCTCACTCGATCCACAAAAGTGTTTAGCGAAGCTCCCTCTGACGTACGCATGTCTATCCGGATTGCGTATAAATCAGGTGATGACGTCATAAGAGAACTGAGCAACATTTCGTCGGGAGAAATCATGGTTCCACGCTGGTCTCGACAAGACACCAACTGTGATGTCATCGAAGAGGTCGTAAGGTCAAAAAGTGGGGAATCTAAAAGCAAAGGAGATTCCCCAACAGCTCGAGGAGTCCAAGAGGGGATTTCTAAGGGCTTACATACGGGTTATAGTAATCTGTATCAGGAATCCATGCATGATATCGCTGATACGATAAACGAAGCTCGGCGGGCCATGGATTTTATAGATCAGACTTTGGCCTCGGGAGATAAAACTGACCCCAGAGACAGTGCCGTTACCCAGGCGAGGGGGGATCATGTCGAGTCCGAAAAGATTGACCAAGATGAGAATGAGCTTAAGGACGACGATGAGAGATATATCAAAGAGAACCAAGGGGTTACTCCGATTGATGAGCATTTGAAAAGTTTGGACATCGAGAGCCCGCAGATAGAAAGGACAAAATCTCTCTCAGTTAGAGACGTGAAACCGGTAGACATGGATTCGACGTTAGTTGTCAAAGAGTCAGGCACTGATTATGGAAACAGTCGTGGGGTCGGTCAAAAATCGACAGTTTCAAGACAATCAAGTGAAGAAAGGGCGACGTTCTTTGTGACCAACTGCGAACGAAACACTTGA
- the LOC128160315 gene encoding uncharacterized protein LOC128160315 isoform X2 yields the protein MAGIKSPKLTSMDRPWRGPVVRNVGREEVATKEESSAWQDLIKGGTIPTAASLRVPPARIGLSAKPDPLQGLSSREVSERYILKLQKERERTNQAVSRSLDNLPIKIKQMVKEKTDPELLKARFINDYRNGMYTSRSQSYQLEMGTKYDACNTTNHLFQAMPINSLCKHTKRNCSKCHKQTRGRKPAKRQEKDNSETKTVTTDTETRTSGYDSDFDLVLNQFGDQRLQSDVSMLNGFPVRLQQDTASVTSKELKDFKNRYQKVFDANRNVHFVHSSLMNSKRVKRLNKTNSRPRLRGSYVPNEEYSLEMMNIRPVYHDSLNKYTRKTSLYPIAPPQSRISENTDYQTPHYHLSDYSYSDADDEYEDSYTPDKSSTNQDVPRLKLDDEGDYIGDDNDDDEDDDSNDDFDANASNSQISSSRNSNQKFNTVTDDLQQSGESAAFVPLSMTALQMHNGGKTANPKQSTRILPQICNLTDITEREESNLTRSTKVFSEAPSDVRMSIRIAYKSGDDVIRELSNISSGEIMVPRWSRQDTNCDVIEEVVRSKSGESKSKGDSPTARGVQEGISKGLHTGYSNLYQESMHDIADTINEARRAMDFIDQTLASGDKTDPRDSAVTQARGDHVESEKIDQDENELKDDDERYIKENQGVTPIDEHLKSLDIESPQIERTKSLSVRDVKPVDMDSTLVVKESGTDYGNSRGVGQKSTVSRQSSEERATFFVTNCERNT from the exons ATGGCCGGAATCAAATCTCCAAAACTCACCTCCATGGATCGTCCGTGGAGAGGCCCAGTGGTCAGAAATGTCGG CCGAGAGGAAGTGGCCACGAAGGAAGAGTCCTCCGCCTGGCAGGATCTTATCAAAGGAGGGACGATCCCCACCGCGGCATCTCTCCGTGTCCCACCGGCCCGCATAGGACTGTCGGCGAAACCGGACCCACTGCAGGGGTTGTCAAGTCGCGAGGTGTCCGAGAGGTACATCCTTAAGCTCCAGAAGGAACGTGAACGGACCAATCAGGCCGTGAGTCGTAGTCTGGACAATCTACCAATCAAAATTAA ACAAATGGTAAAAGAGAAAACAGACCCCGAGTTATTAAAGGCCAGGTTTATCAATGATTACAGAAATGGAATGTATACTAGCAGAAGCCAGAGTTATCAACTTGAGATGGGAACAAAATATGACGCTTGTAACACAACCAATCACCTTTTTCAAGCCATGCCAATAAACTCCCTGTGCAAACACACCAAAAGAAACTGTAGCAAGTGTCATAAACAAACCAGAGGGAGAAAGCCAGCAAAGAGACAAGAAAAAGATAACAGCGAAACCAAAACCGTGACAACGGATACGGAAACACGGACTTCCGGTTATGATTCTGATTTCGACCTCGTTTTGAATCAGTTTGGCGATCAACGCTTACAGAGTGATGTATCGATGCTGAATGGGTTTCCGGTGCGCCTACAGCAAGACACGGCTAGTGTTACCTCCAAGGAATTAAAGGACTTCAAGAATCGATATCAAAAAGTATTTGATGCGAACCGAAACGTCCATTTCGTTCATTCTTCATTGATGAATAGTAAACGCGTCAAACGACTGAACAAAACCAACTCACGGCCTCGTCTCCGAGGTTCATACGTACCAAACGAGGAGTATTCTTTAGAGATGATGAACATTCGCCCAGTTTATCACGATTCCCTTAATAAATACACGAGAAAAACATCCTTGTATCCCATTGCGCCGCCTCAAAGTCGCATATCTGAAAACACTGACTACCAGACCCCTCATTATCACCTCTCTGACTATTCGTATTCTGACGCCGACGATGAGTACGAGGATTCGTACACACCCGATAAAAGCTCCACTAACCAGGATGTACCCCGGCTCAAGTTGGACGATGAAGGAGATTATATTGGTGATGATAATGATGACGATGAAGATGACGATAGCAATGACGATTTTGATGCTAATGCGAGCAATTCTCAGATATCAAGCTCAAGAAATAGTAATCAAAAATTTAACACTGTAACAGACGATCTGCAGCAATCTGGGGAAAGCGCCGCGTTTGTTCCTCTATCTATGACTGCCTTGCAGATGCACAACGGCGGAAAAACTGCAAACCCAAAACAAAGTACTAGAATCCTTCCACAGATATGCAATCTTACGGACATCACCGAAAGAGAAGAGAGCAACCTCACTCGATCCACAAAAGTGTTTAGCGAAGCTCCCTCTGACGTACGCATGTCTATCCGGATTGCGTATAAATCAGGTGATGACGTCATAAGAGAACTGAGCAACATTTCGTCGGGAGAAATCATGGTTCCACGCTGGTCTCGACAAGACACCAACTGTGATGTCATCGAAGAGGTCGTAAGGTCAAAAAGTGGGGAATCTAAAAGCAAAGGAGATTCCCCAACAGCTCGAGGAGTCCAAGAGGGGATTTCTAAGGGCTTACATACGGGTTATAGTAATCTGTATCAGGAATCCATGCATGATATCGCTGATACGATAAACGAAGCTCGGCGGGCCATGGATTTTATAGATCAGACTTTGGCCTCGGGAGATAAAACTGACCCCAGAGACAGTGCCGTTACCCAGGCGAGGGGGGATCATGTCGAGTCCGAAAAGATTGACCAAGATGAGAATGAGCTTAAGGACGACGATGAGAGATATATCAAAGAGAACCAAGGGGTTACTCCGATTGATGAGCATTTGAAAAGTTTGGACATCGAGAGCCCGCAGATAGAAAGGACAAAATCTCTCTCAGTTAGAGACGTGAAACCGGTAGACATGGATTCGACGTTAGTTGTCAAAGAGTCAGGCACTGATTATGGAAACAGTCGTGGGGTCGGTCAAAAATCGACAGTTTCAAGACAATCAAGTGAAGAAAGGGCGACGTTCTTTGTGACCAACTGCGAACGAAACACTTGA